In a single window of the Sorangium aterium genome:
- a CDS encoding DUF1592 domain-containing protein produces MRTLRQLSYIGTTTFLASLTFLAGCTGEIASGEDEVTGGGNTTGGSGSGSTGSGGTDEPDNGPPEVCIPGIPMTTQIPRLLNRQYDNTVRDLLGVTTVDSKLPSEQLVDDFDGPMTPDAWRLYQEVAEKIAKAVMAGPNKSKFISCDPSAAGCLEQTIKTFGRKAFRRPLTDLEVARFQKLGQITPAGTPAEVAEATLVGFLVSPSFIMLPELATDQDASGQGIKLSSYEVATKLSYLLWGSAPDEVLSAAADNNELQTKEQILAQAQRMIAVREKTGPLVTSFHRNWAQMNNGNAHWWKMDHDTETYPLYSDAAKPSWQAELDSFFEDVAFEGGSFDDLLLSNVAFVNKDNAAIYGLDPASYGTELTKVELDANVRPGFLTRVGFLSSYAGYDATSPILRGAFISVYLLGVNPGPPIPGATMQTVQGDFATQRARIEKLTEPATCNGCHSIINPPGFVMEGFDGIGKLQTTDPLGGAIDASVTTNTIDFGDGNVKEISSPLQLMQEITQLKKAKQLYAEAWVSYAFGRDPNGKDKCVVDQIDTKLSEGGYSILNLLADLTQADSFRVRVRETP; encoded by the coding sequence ATGCGAACGTTGCGTCAACTATCGTACATTGGTACGACAACATTTTTGGCGTCATTAACCTTCCTCGCTGGCTGCACTGGCGAGATCGCATCCGGTGAGGATGAGGTCACCGGCGGCGGGAATACCACCGGCGGCAGCGGCAGCGGCAGCACCGGTTCGGGGGGCACGGACGAACCCGACAACGGTCCCCCCGAGGTCTGCATCCCCGGCATCCCGATGACGACCCAGATCCCGCGGCTGCTGAACCGGCAGTACGACAACACGGTGCGGGATCTCCTTGGCGTCACCACCGTCGACAGCAAGCTGCCGTCCGAGCAGCTCGTCGACGACTTCGACGGCCCGATGACCCCGGACGCGTGGCGCCTCTATCAAGAGGTCGCCGAGAAGATCGCCAAGGCAGTGATGGCCGGGCCGAACAAATCCAAGTTCATCAGCTGCGACCCTTCGGCGGCCGGCTGCTTGGAGCAGACCATCAAGACCTTCGGCCGCAAGGCGTTCCGTCGCCCGCTGACCGATCTGGAGGTGGCGCGATTCCAGAAGCTGGGCCAGATTACGCCGGCAGGAACGCCGGCCGAGGTCGCCGAGGCAACGCTGGTCGGCTTCCTCGTGTCGCCCTCGTTCATCATGCTCCCCGAGCTGGCGACCGACCAGGACGCGTCGGGTCAGGGCATCAAGCTGTCCAGCTACGAAGTGGCGACGAAGCTTTCGTACCTGCTCTGGGGCTCCGCTCCGGATGAGGTGCTGAGCGCGGCGGCCGACAACAACGAGCTCCAGACCAAGGAGCAGATCCTGGCCCAGGCGCAGCGAATGATCGCCGTGCGCGAGAAGACCGGGCCGCTCGTGACGTCGTTCCACCGCAACTGGGCGCAGATGAACAACGGAAACGCCCACTGGTGGAAGATGGATCACGACACCGAGACGTATCCGCTGTACTCCGACGCCGCCAAGCCCAGCTGGCAGGCGGAGCTCGACTCCTTCTTCGAGGACGTCGCGTTCGAGGGCGGTTCGTTCGACGACCTCCTCCTCAGCAATGTCGCCTTCGTCAACAAGGACAACGCGGCGATCTACGGGCTCGATCCTGCGAGCTACGGCACCGAGCTGACCAAGGTGGAGCTGGACGCCAACGTGCGGCCGGGCTTCCTGACGCGCGTCGGGTTCTTGAGCTCCTACGCGGGCTACGACGCCACGAGCCCGATCCTGCGCGGCGCGTTCATCTCGGTGTACCTGCTCGGTGTCAATCCGGGGCCGCCCATCCCCGGCGCAACCATGCAGACGGTTCAGGGCGACTTCGCGACGCAGCGCGCGCGCATCGAGAAGCTGACGGAGCCTGCGACCTGCAACGGCTGCCACTCGATCATCAATCCGCCGGGATTCGTGATGGAGGGCTTCGACGGCATCGGAAAGTTGCAGACGACCGATCCGCTCGGTGGAGCGATCGACGCGAGCGTCACGACGAACACCATCGACTTCGGCGACGGTAATGTGAAGGAGATCTCCTCTCCGTTGCAGCTCATGCAGGAGATCACTCAGCTCAAGAAGGCCAAGCAGCTCTACGCCGAGGCGTGGGTCTCCTACGCCTTTGGGCGGGATCCGAACGGGAAAGATAAGTGCGTCGTCGATCAGATCGACACCAAGCTGTCTGAGGGTGGCTACAGCATTCTCAACCTGCTGGCCGATCTCACTCAAGCGGATTCCTTCCGCGTGCGCGTCCGCGAAACGCCGTGA